The Nicotiana sylvestris chromosome 6, ASM39365v2, whole genome shotgun sequence genomic sequence aaagtatttttgaagattgacataagatttggctaccatcagttgaggattagggcatccgatgtccctaagatagcttttcgcactcggtacgggcattatgactttctagtgatgtcatttgggttgacaaatgccccagcagcattcatggatttgatgaatcgagtgttcaagccctatctggattcctttgtgatttttttcattgatgatatcttgatctaatCCTGCAGccaagaggagcatgagcagtacCTACGAGTCGTTCTCCAAACTCTGAGAGACAGCtggttatatgctaagtttttgaaaagtgagttttggttgagttcagtcgcgttcttgggtcatgttgtatcagcagagggtattcagctgaatcctaagaagattgaggcagtcaaggactggcctagacctatatcagctacagagatccggagtttcttgggtttggcaggttattaccgtcggtttgtggaggggttttcatctatagcagccccgatgaccaggttgacccagaagggttcccagttaagatggtcggacgagtgtgaggaaagcttttagaagctcaagacagctttgactacggcgtcgGTATTGGTATtgtccacaggttcagggccatatacagtgtattgtgacgcatttcatattggacttggtgcggtgttgatgcagaatggcaaggttattgcatatgcttcgcggtagttgaagatccacgagaagaattatctagttaaTGACTTGGATCTAGCAACCATTTTTCACGCGCTAAATATTTGGAGGctttatttatatggcgtgtcatgtgaggtgttcacggatcacaagagtttgcaatacttgttcaagtagaatgaGCTAAACTTGatacagaggaggtggttggagttgctgaaggactatgatatcaccatcttgtatcatcttgggaaggccaatgtagtggccggtgctttgagtaggaagtctgCCAGTGTGGGCAGCTtccgtatattccagtcggtgagagaccgcttgctttagatgttcaggctttagccaatcagttcgtgaggttggatgtttctgagcccagtagTGTTTTAGCATGCacaatcgctcgttcttcattatttgagtgtatcagagatcgacagtatgatgatccttatttgcttgtgcTTGAGGATGCAatgtcgtatttgtgtgcctaatgtagatggacttcgtgagttgattctagaggaggcccatagttcccggtactttattcatctgggcgccgctaagatgtatcaggacttgcggtagcattattggtggaggaagatgaagaaggatattgttgcatatatagctcggtgtttgaattgtcaacaagaaaagtacgagcatcagaaacCTTGTGGTTTGCTTCAAAAGATTGATATTCCTgcgtggaagtgggagcgtatcactatggatttcgttgttggactcccacagactcagaggaagttcgatgcagtatgggttattgtagataggctgaccaagtcagcgcatttcattcctatggcagtttcctattcgTTGGAGCGATTAGCTGAGATTTgcatccaggagattgttcgtcttcatggtgtgctcgtgtctatcatttccgatcaaggtacgcagtttaccttgtaTTTCTGAagggcagttcagcgtgagttaggtacgcaggtcgagttgagcacaatatttcatcctcagacggacgggcagtccgagcgtactattaagattttggaggatatgcttcgcgcatgtgttattgactttggaggttcttgggatcagttcttaccattagcggagtttgcctacaacaacagccaTCAgccgagcatccagatggctccctatgaggcattatatagtAGACAGTATTGGtcgctggttggatggtttgagccgcgagaggctcggttgttgggtacagattaaGTGCAGGACACATtcgataaggttaagatcattcaggatagacttcgtacagcttagttcaggaaaaagagttataccgatcgtaaggttcgtgatgtggcattcatagccggagagcgagtgttgctttggGCGTCGCCCATGAAGGGggtgatgaggtttgggaagaagggcaagttaagcgctaggttcattgggccttttgagattcttcggagagtgggagaggtggcttatgagcttgcgttGCCACCATGTTTATCAGCAGTGCAtttagtatttcatgtgtccatgcttcggaagtaccacgacgatccatcccacctGTTAGACTTTagtactgtccagttggatagagatttgacctatgaggaggagcctaTAGCTATCCTAGACcagcaggttcatcagttgagatcgaagagttatccttcggttcgtgtatagtagagaggtcagcctattgaggcagctacttgggagtccgagtccgatatacggagtagatatccccatcttttcttcgACTCacgtacttttctatgtccgttcgaggatgaacggttattttagaggtggagaatgtgatgacccaaagggtcatcttgtgTTTTAGAATCCGAATTTGGGTTACGAGGCCTTGAAAACACCATTTTCTttctcctcaatttgcgtgcatagtccgggctCGTTTTCGGAAAGcgtttatgtgaaatttaagaaacaaATTTAAATttacctttaaaattgattaaggttgactttggtcaacatttttggtaaccagacccggacctgtgatttgatgaCCTCATagagtccgtagtaaaatatgggacttcggtgtattcccggaatcgaattccaaggtccctagcccgagaaatgaatttttcaagaaaattatttgctggaaaatataaggatTTTTGGAAATGGAATAGTGTGTAAtctcgttggtatcgggcccgtactttggttccggagcccagtacaaGTTTGATATAGTGTTTAAGTcatatctgtgaaatttggtgaaaaacagaatTGATTTGATATAATTCGGACCCTttgttgagaaaatagaaattttgaacgTACGAGCAAGTcttggtttgattcattgtttaagatgttatttttgCGATTTggtcgcacgagcaagtctgtatgatgtttttagacttgtatgcatgtttggtttggagccccgagggctcggtgagttttggataggctatagagtgattttgaacttagggaATTTGCTAGTATGCTTCAGCaaagttgcaggcctctgatctcgcaattgcttCGCATTTGCGGGCTTCACAGGCTTGGCATTTGCGAGgcttccatcgcaaatgcgaaggaagctGGGCCTGggcatgttcgcaattgcgaacttttattcgcatttgcgaagggaacAGAGCAGGgggaacttcgcatttgcgaccaaaaggTCGCATTTGCAATTACATTAGAAATGCGGAAGGTTCACAATTGCGATGCCTTTATCGCATTTGCGTGCTTCACAAGTGCGAAGCTCCAGTCGCAATTACGACTTCTACAGTAGTTAAGTTGGGACTTGGACGGGATTTTGAActcttttctcaaattttcaaaccctaagctcccataggcgattttccaaaggagagttcttccccaaatcataggtaaacgatttctaactcattttcatcAATCAATTTCatcttttacatgatttcatctcaaaatctagggtttttcatagGAAATTGTGTGTTCTTGGGTaaaatttaggaatttcaaaatttggggatttggacctcaaattgaggttggatttcaaaaccaattgcatatttgggttcgtgggtgaatgattagtcgggttttggttcaaacttcgagttttgaccaagcgggcccaaaGTTTGGTTTTGGGGGAAAACATTGAGAAATCTATAATCATGCATTATAATTGGTTCATTTAGCGTTAGTTgatgttaattagttaattatgcgTAGATATGGGCGGTTTGGAAGTGGAAATAAAAGGAAAAGCGGTATATGAGGCTTGACTTTtggtcgtggaatcgaggtaagtgtttggtctaaccttagcttgagggaataggtgttgtgtcttatttgctatgtgttagtgttaagtacgacgtataggtgtggtgacgagtatctatacgttggtgtcgagcatgcaagtgagtcttatattgtgactgTTGTGAATCTTATTATGTACTATTCTTGTTTCAATTGTTGATTATCCGTGTTGAACAAGTCCTATGATATTTTCTTTGTATTTgatcattgttgagtattgacccaagttgagacttattttctgaagttaactgttgaaacgagattggttatagctgattcctttgccgggatgttattgtttctattgtttggtgaagaagagtataaagcacggagggtgatgtcgtgcacgatattgtgagaggtgttaatgcacgaagggtgatgtcatgccatatttcaatgagtgttaatacacaaagggtgatgtcgtgccatatttctttgagtgttaatgcacgaagggtgatgtcgtacaatatttttgtgagtgttaatgcacgaagggtgatgttgttccatgattatgagagagtaaaagcacgaagggtgatgtcgtgccgtttctgttgatttctatggtgaggacgagagtaaaagcgatgtcgtgcacttgttattTACCTTGCTCCTCTACTTTATTACTGtcagaatttgatattcccctaagcatgtttccctttcccatctttatctgttcaattttgttatttttgtttctcatatatgatataactgcacatgtttatatggttgtcgtgtcctagcctcgtcactactttgccaagGTTATGCTAgacacttaccaatacatgggtcggttgtactgatactgctcTCTGCATTTTTTGTGCATATTTTGATGACAGACCTCATGAGTAGAtcttgggttgctgccttcagtccataggAGAACCGGGGTAGATTTGCCGGCGTTCATAGCCCTCGGAGTCCCATTCCTTCTGTTTAGATTTCAtgtctcttttcatttcgagaaTAGTTGTATTTCTTCTAAACTAGTGTTTGTAGAAATTCTTAGATGTTAgtaaaattgtgacaccagatcattggggtagtCATGTATTAGAATTGTTGAACTGTTA encodes the following:
- the LOC138871456 gene encoding uncharacterized protein, yielding MKKDIVAYIARCLNCQQEKYEHQKPCGLLQKIDIPAWKWERITMDFVVGLPQTQRKFDAVWVIVDRLTKSAHFIPMAVSYSLERLAEICIQEIVRLHGVLVSIISDQAGERVLLWASPMKGVMRFGKKGKLSARFIGPFEILRRVGEVAYELALPPCLSAVHLVFHVSMLRKYHDDPSHLLDFSTVQLDRDLTYEEEPIAILDQQMARTRTASSADQQPEPPGAVPMRGRGRGRGRNRGQGRGRAQSRVAALAAGPQVEFDDEAPT